A DNA window from Ipomoea triloba cultivar NCNSP0323 chromosome 10, ASM357664v1 contains the following coding sequences:
- the LOC116031592 gene encoding ubiquitin-like domain-containing CTD phosphatase, which produces MAAEASSSVPALATSPLTEEELTLTVKWSGKEYTVRVCGSDTVGELKRRICEVTNVLPKRQKLLYPKVGSKLADDCLLLSQIPIKTSLKMTMIGTVEDEIFVDQVDSPEIVDDFEIGQEEAVDIKDKEVNKQKLRRRIEQYKITLRNPCREGKKLLVLDIDYTLFDHRSTAENPLELMRPYLHEFLSAVYAEYDIIIWSATSMKWVELKMGQLGVLSNPNYKITAMLDHLAMITVQSDSHGIIDCKPLGLIWAKFPEFYSPKNTIMFDDLRRNFVMNPQNGLTIKPFRKAHANRGTDRELMKLTQYLLAIADLDDISVLNHKDWESYNEDNVKRRRHT; this is translated from the exons ATGGCCGCGGAAGCATCGTCCTCGGTGCCGGCACTCGCGACGTCCCCGTTGACGGAGGAGGAGCTGACGCTGACGGTGAAGTGGAGCGGCAAAGAGTACACCGTCAGAGTCTGCGGCAGCGACACCGTCGGCGAGCTGAAGCGACGCATATGTGAAGTCACAAACGTGCTTCCAAAGCGCCAGAAGCTTCTCTATCCCAAAGTCGGCTCAAAACTCGCCGATGATTGCCTCCTCCTCTCTCAGATTCCCATCAAAACCTCCCTCAAAATGACTATGATCGG TACTGTTGAAGATGAAATATTTGTGGATCAGGTGGATTCTCCAGAAATCGTTGATGATTTTGAAATTGGGCAGGAGGAAGCTGTTGATATTAAAGATAAAGAAGTAAACAAACAGAAACTGAGGAGGCGTATTGAACAATACAAG attaCCCTCCGTAATCCATGTCGGGAAGGGAAAAAGCTGCTTGTTCTGGATATCGACTATACTCTATTTGATCACCGGTCAACAGCAGAGAACCCACTTGAACTCATGAGACCTT ATCTTCATGAATTTCTCTCAGCCGTTTATGCAGAGTATGATATCATAATATGGTCTGCAACCAG CATGAAGTGGGTTGAGTTGAAGATGGGACAACTTGGTGTTCTAAGCAATCCCAACTACAAAATTACCGCAATGCTTGATCATTTAGCAATGATAACAGTCCAATCAGATTCTCATGGAATCATTGACTGCAAGCCGTTGGGCCTAATTTGGGCTAAGTTTCCAGAG TTTTACAGTCCAAAAAACACTATAATGTTTGATGACCTGAGGAGGAACTTTGTGATGAATCCACAAAATGGTCTGACCATAAAGCCATTCAGGAAGGCACATGCAAATCGGGGCACTGATCGGGAACTCATGAAGCTTACCCAATATTTGCTTGCCATTGCTGATCTTGATGACATAAGTGTCCTCAATCACAAGGATTGGGAATCATACAACGAGGACAACGTTAAGAGACGTCGACACACATGA
- the LOC116032596 gene encoding ubiquitin-like domain-containing CTD phosphatase isoform X1 has protein sequence MGRSEDRELERRRKSCSIVSSWLSTFEPDQVDSPDDFEIGQNEGVEMKDKDANKKIMRRRIEEYKITVQNPCRQGKKLLVLDIDYTLIDHRSTAENPYQLMRPYLHEFLSAVYAEYDIIIWSATSMDVIEYKMERFGILNNPNYKITAMLDHLAMITVQSDTHGLINCKPLGLIWAKFPEFYDPKNTIMFDDLRRNFAMNPQNGLTIKPFRKAHSSRSTDQELMKLTQYLLAIADLDDLSALNHKDWESYKEDDFKRGIRGSQRHQYFTRLGITIPFWGTYMSYLFLVCLPLFSNTSRQ, from the exons ATGGGCCGATCGGAAGATCGGGAGCTGGAAAGGAGGCGAAAGTCGTGCTCGATTGTGTCGTCCTGGCTGAG TACTTTTGAGCCGGATCAAGTGGATTCTCCAGACGATTTTGAAATTGGGCAGAATGAAGGCGTAGAAATGAAAGATAAAGATGCCAACAAAAAGATAATGAGGAGGCGAATTGAAGAATACAAG ATTACAGTCCAAAACCCATGTCGGCAAGGGAAAAAGCTGCTTGTTCTAGATATCGACTATACTCTAATTGATCACAGGTCAACAGCAGAGAACCCATATCAACTCATGAGACCTT ATCTGCATGAATTTCTCTCAGCTGTTTATGCAGAGTATGATATCATCATCTGGTCTGCAACCAG CATGGATGTGATTGAGTACAAGATGGAACGATTTGGTATTCTCAACAACCCCAACTATAAAATTACGGCAATGCTTGATCATTTAGCAATGATAACAGTCCAATCAGATACTCATGGACTGATCAACTGCAAGCCACTGGGCCTAATTTGGGCCAAGTTTCCCGAG TTTTACGATCCAAAAAACACTATAATGTTTGATGACTTGAGGAGGAACTTTGCGATGAATCCACAAAATGGTCTGACCATAAAGCCGTTCAGGAAGGCACACTCAAGTCGAAGCACTGACCAGGAACTCATGAAGCTTACCCAATATTTGCTTGCCATTGCTGATCTCGACGACTTAAGTGCCCTCAACCACAAGGATTGGGAATCATACAAAGAGGATGATTTTAAGAGAGGTATACGTGGATCTCAACGGCACCAGTATTTTACTAGGTTGGGTATCACAATACCTTTTTGGGGAACGTACATGTCATATCTTTTTCTTGTTTGTTTACCTTTATTTTCCAACACATCCAGACAATGA
- the LOC116032596 gene encoding ubiquitin-like domain-containing CTD phosphatase isoform X2, producing the protein MGRSEDRELERRRKSCSIVSSWLSTFEPDQVDSPDDFEIGQNEGVEMKDKDANKKIMRRRIEEYKITVQNPCRQGKKLLVLDIDYTLIDHRSTAENPYQLMRPSVYAEYDIIIWSATSMDVIEYKMERFGILNNPNYKITAMLDHLAMITVQSDTHGLINCKPLGLIWAKFPEFYDPKNTIMFDDLRRNFAMNPQNGLTIKPFRKAHSSRSTDQELMKLTQYLLAIADLDDLSALNHKDWESYKEDDFKRGIRGSQRHQYFTRLGITIPFWGTYMSYLFLVCLPLFSNTSRQ; encoded by the exons ATGGGCCGATCGGAAGATCGGGAGCTGGAAAGGAGGCGAAAGTCGTGCTCGATTGTGTCGTCCTGGCTGAG TACTTTTGAGCCGGATCAAGTGGATTCTCCAGACGATTTTGAAATTGGGCAGAATGAAGGCGTAGAAATGAAAGATAAAGATGCCAACAAAAAGATAATGAGGAGGCGAATTGAAGAATACAAG ATTACAGTCCAAAACCCATGTCGGCAAGGGAAAAAGCTGCTTGTTCTAGATATCGACTATACTCTAATTGATCACAGGTCAACAGCAGAGAACCCATATCAACTCATGAGACCTT CTGTTTATGCAGAGTATGATATCATCATCTGGTCTGCAACCAG CATGGATGTGATTGAGTACAAGATGGAACGATTTGGTATTCTCAACAACCCCAACTATAAAATTACGGCAATGCTTGATCATTTAGCAATGATAACAGTCCAATCAGATACTCATGGACTGATCAACTGCAAGCCACTGGGCCTAATTTGGGCCAAGTTTCCCGAG TTTTACGATCCAAAAAACACTATAATGTTTGATGACTTGAGGAGGAACTTTGCGATGAATCCACAAAATGGTCTGACCATAAAGCCGTTCAGGAAGGCACACTCAAGTCGAAGCACTGACCAGGAACTCATGAAGCTTACCCAATATTTGCTTGCCATTGCTGATCTCGACGACTTAAGTGCCCTCAACCACAAGGATTGGGAATCATACAAAGAGGATGATTTTAAGAGAGGTATACGTGGATCTCAACGGCACCAGTATTTTACTAGGTTGGGTATCACAATACCTTTTTGGGGAACGTACATGTCATATCTTTTTCTTGTTTGTTTACCTTTATTTTCCAACACATCCAGACAATGA
- the LOC116032595 gene encoding magnesium transporter MRS2-4-like: MGKGKFTLRRRKKGAAPVIDNGAANLIASSAATSKAVKKKAGGTRLWMRFDRAGQSELIECDKGAIIKRASVPARDLRILGPIFSHSSNILAREKAIVVNLEFIKAIVTAEEVLLLDPLCQEVLPFVAQLRQQLPLSNHSLTAEASVVQPDDFQFPVLEAVEGLQAELPFEFHVLEIALEIVCTYLDSSVVELERDAYPVLDELAKSVSTRNLEHVRTLKSNLTRLLARVQKVRDEIEHLLDDNEDMAQLYLTRKWIQNQQSDAVLSGTTGSNSIVPIVPNLRRVSSTRSGSFRSNLNDHDVEDLEMLLEAYFVQLDGTRNKILSVREYIDDTEDYVNIQLDNQRNELIQLQLTLTIASFAIAVETLIAGWFGMNIQCTLYNIHGIFWPFVAGITVGCTIVFFVILGYARWKKLLS, from the exons ATGGGGAAGGGAAAGTTCACGTTACGCAGGAGGAAGAAGGGAGCGGCGCCGGTGATCGACAATGGCGCCGCGAATTTGATCGCGTCTAGTGCAGCGACGAGCAAGGCGGTGAAGAAGAAGGCGGGCGGGACGAGGCTGTGGATGAGGTTCGACAGGGCCGGACAATCGGAGCTGATTGAGTGCGATAAGGGCGCTATCATCAAGCGCGCATCTGTTCCTGCTAGGGACTTGAGGATCCTCGGCCCTATCTTCTCTCACTCCTCAAACATTCTCG CTAGGGAGAAGGCCATAGTTGTTAATTTGGAGTTCATTAAAGCTATAGTTACAGCCGAAGAGGTTTTGTTGCTTGATCCTCTATGTCAGGAGGTTCTTCCATTTGTTGCTCAACTGAGGCAACAACTCCCTCTGAGCAATCATTCCCTGACTGCTGAAGCTAGTGTTGTACAACCTGATGACTTCCAATTTCCAGTGCTGGAAGCTGTCGAAGGATTGCAGGCTGAGCTTCCATTTGAGTTTCATGTTCTGGAGATTGCTCTAGAGATTGTTTGCACATATTTGGATTCTAGCGTAGTGGAACTTGAGAGAGATGCTTACCCTGTTCTGGATGAACTGGCCAAGAGTGTTAGCACGAGGAATCTTGAGCACGTGAGGACTTTAAAAAGCAATCTTACCCGATTACTTGCACGTGTACAAAAG GTGAGAGATGAAATTGAACACCTTTTAGATGACAATGAAGACATGGCCCAGTTATACTTAACTAGAAAATGGATTCAGAATCAGCAATCTGATGCTGTACTGTCGGGGACTACCGGTTCGAATAGCATTGTTCCCATTGTGCCTAATCTTCGAAGGGTTAGTTCCACCCGAAGTGGAAGTTTCAGAAGCAATTTAAATGACCATGACGTGGAGGATCTAGAAATGTTGCTGGAGGCTTACTTCGTGCAGTTGGATGGCACACGTAATAAGATATTGTCT GTGCGTGAGTACATAGATGATACAGAAGATTATGTCAACATCCAGCTGGACAACCAGCGTAACGAACTTATTCAGCTGCAATTGACATTGACCATTGCATCATTTGCCATAGCTGTAGAAACCTTGATAGCAGGGTGGTTTGGTATGAACATCCAATGCACCCTATACAACATCCATGGCATATTTTGGCCCTTTGTTGCTGGGATCACCGTAGGCTGTACAATTGTCTTCTTTGTTATCCTAGGATATGCTAGGTGGAAGAAGCTGCTATCATGA
- the LOC116032685 gene encoding uncharacterized protein LOC116032685 yields MRRTVYYSAVPQGPQVDEAWPIKKSLTLSDVDITHPFLTLSRQQVENHIVVHMTPQQQEILRAQGHIDFNAQDDDTGEMYGMKLKWRGSYYNLIGKWGRVVRSKGLDVGQEIRIRWDNGYLHFSAPQQLIPAVVTPVRMVAAQAVHDQWPIRKVLTVSDVDTNHPFLPLPRRMVEDHILVHWTPQLQEQLRNEDHVNVNARDYDSGEDYQMKIKLRGNFYNLIGKWGTIIRQKGLGVGEEIRICWVNDCLYFSVRQEHYVATSSVQDNWPIKKALTLSDVDTSHPFLTLPGKAVEDHILFYWTPQAREQLRNERQMDVNGQDEDTGDLYLMKLRWRGSYYNLIGKWGKIVREKGLRIGMEIRLRWDNRCLHFSVPELLHN; encoded by the coding sequence ATGAGGAGAACTGTATATTACAGTGCTGTACCTCAAGGTCCTCAAGTTGATGAGGCGTGGCCTATCAAGAAGTCACTAACGTTGTCTGATGTGGATATCACACATCCATTCCTTACATTGTCTCGGCAACAAGTTGAAAATCATATTGTTGTCCACATGACACCCCAGCAACAGGAGATCTTGAGAGCCCAAGGGCATATAGATTTTAATGCTCAAGATGATGACACAGGTGAGATGTATGGCATGAAGCTGAAGTGGCGAGGGAGTTATTACAACCTTATTGGAAAATGGGGTAGAGTTGTCCGAAGCAAAGGACTCGATGTTGGACAAGAGATTAGAATTCGCTGGGACAATGGGTACTTGCACTTCTCTGCCCCACAGCAGCTGATTCCTGCAGTGGTTACACCTGTCCGAATGGTTGCAGCACAAGCTGTGCATGACCAGTGGCCTATTAGGAAGGTGTTGACTGTGTCTGATGTGGACACAAATCATCCATTTCTTCCTTTGCCACGCCGAATGGTTGAGGATCATATTCTTGTGCATTGGACACCACAGCTGCAAGAGCAGTTAAGAAACGAAGACCATGTGAATGTGAATGCCCGGGATTATGATAGTGGAGAAgattatcaaatgaaaataaaattgaggGGAAATTTCTATAACCTTATTGGGAAATGGGGGACAATCATTCGACAGAAAGGGCTTGGTGTTGGGGAAGAGATCAGAATATGTTGGGTAAATGACTGCTTGTACTTTTCAGTTCGCCAAGAGCACTATGTTGCAACAAGTTCAGTGCAAGATAATTGGCCAATTAAGAAGGCACTGACCTTATCTGATGTGGATACCAGCCATCCATTCCTTACTCTGCCAGGCAAAGCAGTTGAAGATCATATTCTCTTTTACTGGACACCACAAGCCAGGGAGCAGCTGAGAAATGAACGTCAAATGGATGTTAATGGTCAAGATGAAGACACTGGTGACCTCTACTTGATGAAGTTGAGATGGCGTGGTAGCTACTATAACCTTATTGGTAAGTGGGGGAAGATCGTTAGAGAAAAGGGACTCCGTATTGGCATGGAGATAAGACTGCGCTGGGATAATAGGTGCTTGCACTTTTCAGTTCCTGAATTACTGCATAACTAA
- the LOC116032996 gene encoding MLO-like protein 4 isoform X1 → MEETFRVGRSLEGTPTWSVASVITVMVFVCLFVERSIFRFGRWLKETRRKALYASLEKIKEELMLLGLISLLLGQWARWITQICVSSSLFSSKFYICSEEDYGTSQTVQFTKSWILSNNTDISSKETSQSFPHPQCGEGREPFVSTEGLEQLHRFLFVLAITHVLYSCIAVGLSMSKIYSWRKWENQVSIGAEMNLQAKVKVMRRQSTFALHHASHPWSRSRVLIWMLCFLRQFRSSIHKSDYLALRLGFITNHKLPFSYNFHKYMVRSMEDEFYEIVGISWPLWGYAIICIFVNIHGKEFVFWNATRHFLVFEPSNFTVIYDAGLNIYFWLSFIPVILVMVVGTKLQHVVSLLALEIAEPKGPLIGTQVKPRDGLFWFGKPEILLRLIQFISFQNAFEMATFIWSLWGFQDRSCFMKNHAMISIRLTSGVLVQLWCSYSTVPLNVIISQMGSRCRKALIAESVRESLHSWCKRVRQKSKRGTLTTRSVCSLESTVDERDEVTTVASLTLSPCSSSRSLNALDEDGDPTVHPDQLEHDFPFREEHGAEDNVNDTEEGRPETLLQLFQKT, encoded by the exons ATGGAGGAGACGTTCAGAGTAGGGAGGTCATTGGAGGGGACTCCCACGTGGTCAGTGGCTTCAGTCATCACAGTCATGGTTTTCGTTTGCTTGTTTGTGGAACGCTCCATTTTCCGGTTTGGAAGG TGGTTGAAGGAGACTAGGAGGAAGGCTCTTTATGCTTCTTTGGAGAAGATAAAGGAAG AATTGATGTTGCTAGGGCTTATTTCTTTGTTGCTGGGGCAATGGGCAAGGTGGATTACTCAAATTTGTGTCAGCTCCTCTCTCTTCAGCAGTAAATTCTACATTTGCTCAGAAGAGGATTATGGCACCTCCCAAACTGTTCAATTCACAAAGTCCTGGATATTGTCAAATAACACTGATATTTCTTCCAAGGAAACTAGCCAATCATTTCCACATCCTCAATGTGGAGAG GGCCGGGAACCTTTTGTTTCCACTGAGGGCCTTGAACAGCTTCATCGCTTCCTGTTCGTTCTTGCCATCACTCATGTTCTGTATAGCTGCATTGCAGTGGGCTTGTCTATGAGCAAg ATATACAGTTGGAGGAAATGGGAAAATCAAGTTAGCATTGGGGCTGAGATGAACTTACAAG CAAAGGTTAAAGTGATGAGGCGACAATCCACTTTTGCTCTGCATCATGCATCACATCCATGGAGTCGAAGTCGAGTTCTAATCTGGATG CTATGCTTTTTAAGGCAATTCAGGAGTTCCATTCATAAGTCAGATTACTTAGCGTTGCGATTGGGTTTTATCACT AATCACAAACTTCCATTCTCCTATAATTTCCACAAATATATGGTCCGTAGCATGGAAGATGAATTTTACGAAATCGTGGGGATCAG CTGGCCACTTTGGGGTTATGCTATCATTTGCATCTTTGTAAACATTCACGGTAAAGAGTTCGTTTTTTGGAATGCAACTCGACATTTTTTGGTATTTGAACCTTCAAATTTCACTGTGATATATGATGCAGGTCTTAATATCTACTTCTGGCTTTCTTTTATACCTGTCATT CTTGTCATGGTGGTCGGGACAAAACTCCAACATGTTGTGTCCTTGTTAGCGCTTGAAATTGCAGAGCCAAAAGGTCCACTTATCGGAACTCAAGTTAAGCCACGAGATGGACTGTTTTGGTTTGGAAAACCAGAGATATTGTTACGCTTAATTCAGTTTATATCCTTCCAG AATGCTTTTGAGATGGCTACGTTCATCTGGTCCCTG TGGGGATTCCAGGATCGATCTTGTTTCATGAAAAATCATGCGATGATCTCCATCCGCTTGACTTCAGG GGTTCTTGTCCAACTATGGTGTAGCTACAGCACTGTTCCTTTGAATGTCATCATCTCACAG ATGGGCTCTCGTTGCAGAAAGGCTTTGATAGCTGAAAGTGTCAGGGAATCACTCCACAGCTGGTGCAAGAGAGTTAGACAGAAATCCAAGCGCGGCACCTTGACTACTAGATCTGTATGTTCGCTTGAATCGACAGTCGATGAAAGGGACGAGGTAACCACCGTGGCGTCTCTTACGTTGTCTCCGTGTTCCTCTTCGCGCTCCCTAAACGCTCTGGACGAGGATGGCGACCCAACTGTACATCCGGACCAACTAGAACATGATTTCCCCTTTAGGGAAGAACATGGTGCAGAAGACAATGTTAATGACACTGAGGAAGGCAGGCCTGAGACCCTTCTTCAATTGTTTCAGAAGACTTGA
- the LOC116032996 gene encoding MLO-like protein 4 isoform X2 — translation MEETFRVGRSLEGTPTWSVASVITVMVFVCLFVERSIFRFGRWLKETRRKALYASLEKIKEELMLLGLISLLLGQWARWITQICVSSSLFSSKFYICSEEDYGTSQTVQFTKSWILSNNTDISSKETSQSFPHPQCGEGREPFVSTEGLEQLHRFLFVLAITHVLYSCIAVGLSMSKIYSWRKWENQVSIGAEMNLQAKVKVMRRQSTFALHHASHPWSRSRVLIWMLCFLRQFRSSIHKSDYLALRLGFITNHKLPFSYNFHKYMVRSMEDEFYEIVGISWPLWGYAIICIFVNIHGLNIYFWLSFIPVILVMVVGTKLQHVVSLLALEIAEPKGPLIGTQVKPRDGLFWFGKPEILLRLIQFISFQNAFEMATFIWSLWGFQDRSCFMKNHAMISIRLTSGVLVQLWCSYSTVPLNVIISQMGSRCRKALIAESVRESLHSWCKRVRQKSKRGTLTTRSVCSLESTVDERDEVTTVASLTLSPCSSSRSLNALDEDGDPTVHPDQLEHDFPFREEHGAEDNVNDTEEGRPETLLQLFQKT, via the exons ATGGAGGAGACGTTCAGAGTAGGGAGGTCATTGGAGGGGACTCCCACGTGGTCAGTGGCTTCAGTCATCACAGTCATGGTTTTCGTTTGCTTGTTTGTGGAACGCTCCATTTTCCGGTTTGGAAGG TGGTTGAAGGAGACTAGGAGGAAGGCTCTTTATGCTTCTTTGGAGAAGATAAAGGAAG AATTGATGTTGCTAGGGCTTATTTCTTTGTTGCTGGGGCAATGGGCAAGGTGGATTACTCAAATTTGTGTCAGCTCCTCTCTCTTCAGCAGTAAATTCTACATTTGCTCAGAAGAGGATTATGGCACCTCCCAAACTGTTCAATTCACAAAGTCCTGGATATTGTCAAATAACACTGATATTTCTTCCAAGGAAACTAGCCAATCATTTCCACATCCTCAATGTGGAGAG GGCCGGGAACCTTTTGTTTCCACTGAGGGCCTTGAACAGCTTCATCGCTTCCTGTTCGTTCTTGCCATCACTCATGTTCTGTATAGCTGCATTGCAGTGGGCTTGTCTATGAGCAAg ATATACAGTTGGAGGAAATGGGAAAATCAAGTTAGCATTGGGGCTGAGATGAACTTACAAG CAAAGGTTAAAGTGATGAGGCGACAATCCACTTTTGCTCTGCATCATGCATCACATCCATGGAGTCGAAGTCGAGTTCTAATCTGGATG CTATGCTTTTTAAGGCAATTCAGGAGTTCCATTCATAAGTCAGATTACTTAGCGTTGCGATTGGGTTTTATCACT AATCACAAACTTCCATTCTCCTATAATTTCCACAAATATATGGTCCGTAGCATGGAAGATGAATTTTACGAAATCGTGGGGATCAG CTGGCCACTTTGGGGTTATGCTATCATTTGCATCTTTGTAAACATTCACG GTCTTAATATCTACTTCTGGCTTTCTTTTATACCTGTCATT CTTGTCATGGTGGTCGGGACAAAACTCCAACATGTTGTGTCCTTGTTAGCGCTTGAAATTGCAGAGCCAAAAGGTCCACTTATCGGAACTCAAGTTAAGCCACGAGATGGACTGTTTTGGTTTGGAAAACCAGAGATATTGTTACGCTTAATTCAGTTTATATCCTTCCAG AATGCTTTTGAGATGGCTACGTTCATCTGGTCCCTG TGGGGATTCCAGGATCGATCTTGTTTCATGAAAAATCATGCGATGATCTCCATCCGCTTGACTTCAGG GGTTCTTGTCCAACTATGGTGTAGCTACAGCACTGTTCCTTTGAATGTCATCATCTCACAG ATGGGCTCTCGTTGCAGAAAGGCTTTGATAGCTGAAAGTGTCAGGGAATCACTCCACAGCTGGTGCAAGAGAGTTAGACAGAAATCCAAGCGCGGCACCTTGACTACTAGATCTGTATGTTCGCTTGAATCGACAGTCGATGAAAGGGACGAGGTAACCACCGTGGCGTCTCTTACGTTGTCTCCGTGTTCCTCTTCGCGCTCCCTAAACGCTCTGGACGAGGATGGCGACCCAACTGTACATCCGGACCAACTAGAACATGATTTCCCCTTTAGGGAAGAACATGGTGCAGAAGACAATGTTAATGACACTGAGGAAGGCAGGCCTGAGACCCTTCTTCAATTGTTTCAGAAGACTTGA
- the LOC116032508 gene encoding transmembrane 9 superfamily member 1 has product MLHAVGILSFLAAVLVVSPVLASESDHKYKPDDPVTLWVNKVGPYYNPQETYNYYSLPFCRPSENAPHRWGGLGEVLGGNELIDSQINIKFQKNVDKGHICELELDETKVRKFKDAIENSYWFEFFMDDLPLWGFVGDLDRNSDNKPVIFTHKSITVKYNKDQIIHVNLSQESPKPLEVGRSLDMTYSVKWTETTISFAHRFDVYLDYPFFEHQIHWFSIFNSFMMVIFLTGLVSMILMRTLRNDYAKYAREDDDLESLERDVSEESGWKLVHGDVFRTPCNLVLLSALVGTGAQLALLVLLVILFAIVGMLYVGRGAIVTTFIVCYAFTSFISGYVSGGMYSRNGGKHWIKSMILTASLFPFLCFGIGFALNTVAIFYGSLAAIPFGTMVVVFVIWGFISFPLALLGTVIGRNWSGAPNNPCRVKTIPRPIPVKKWYLTPSVVSMMGGLLPFGSIFIEMYFVFTSFWNYKVYYVYGFMLLVFLILIIVTVCVTIVGTYFLLNAENYHWQWTSFFSAASTAVYVYLYSIYYYYVKTKMSGFFQVSFYFGYTLMFCLGLGILCGAVGFLGSNLFVRRIYRNIKCD; this is encoded by the exons ATGTTGCACGCCGTCGGAATACTCTCTTTCCTCGCCGCCGTCCTCGTCGTCTCGCCAGTGTTGGCTTCCGAGTCCGATCACAAG TATAAGCCTGATGACCCCGTTACCCTTTGGGTAAATAAAGTTGGACCTTACTATAACCCACAAGAAACCTACAACTATTACAGCCTTCCATTTTGTCGTCCATCTGAAAATGCTCCTCACAGATGGGGTGGCCTTGGTGAAGTTTTAGGTGGAAATGAACTTATTGATAGCCAGATCAACATAAAGTTTCAAA AAAATGTGGACAAGGGTCATATTTGTGAACTTGAACTAGATGAGACGAAGGTCAGGAAATTCAAGGATGCTATTGAAAACAGTTATTGGTTTGAATTCTTCATGG ATGATTTGCCTTTATGGG GTTTTGTTGGTGACCTGGACAGGAACAGTGATAACAAACCTGTTATTTTCACCCATAAAAGTATAACagttaaatataataaagatcAG ATCATTCATGTCAATCTCAGTCAAGAGAGCCCAAAACCTTTAGAAGTTGGGAGATCCTTGGACATGACGTATTCTGTGAAATGGACTGAGACCACTATCAGTTTTGCTCATCGGTTTGATGTGTACTTGGATTACCCATTTTTTGAACATCAG ATCCATTGGTTCTCCATTTTCAATTCCTTCATGATGGTTATTTTCCTCACTGGACTGGTATCCATGATATTGATGAGGACTCTAAGAAATGATTATGCCAAATATGCCCGAGAGGATGATGATCTTGAATCTCTG GAAAGAGATGTAAGTGAAGAGTCTGGTTGGAAACTTGTTCATGGTGATGTCTTTCGGACACCCTGCAATCTTGTATTACTTTCTGCTCTTGTCGGTACCGGTGCACAACTTGCGCTGCTTGTTCTCCTTGTCATCTTGTTTGCCATTGTGGGAATGTTGTATGTTGG GAGAGGAGCAATTGTCACAACTTTCATAGTGTGTTATGCTTTTACCTCATTCATTTCAGGGTATGTTAGCGGTGGAATGTACTCACGCAATGGTG GCAAACACTGGATCAAGTCTATGATTCTCACAGCATCACTCTTTCCATTTTTGTGCTTTGGGATTGGTTTTGCCCTCAACACTGTTGCCATATTCTATGGGTCTTTAGCAGCCATTCCTTTTGGCACAATGGTGGTGGTTTTTGTCATCTGGGGATTCATCTCTTTCCCTCTAGCACTACTTGGTACTGTCATTGGAAGAAACTGGAGTGGTGCTCCAAATAATCCATGCCGTGTCAAGACTATACCCCGCCCTATCCCTGTGAAGAAGTGGTACCTGACTCCTTCGGTAGTCTCCATGATGGGCGGCTTGCTTCCATTTGGCAGCATATTTATTGAGATGTACTTTGTCTTCACATCCTTTTGGAATTACAAG GTGTACTATGTCTATGGATTTATGCTTCTGGTTTTCCTGATTCTCATCATTGTTACTGTTTGTGTGACGATCGTGGGAACATATTTCTTGCTAAATGCTGAGAATTATCATTGGCAGTGGACTTCATTCTTCTCAGCTGCTTCTACAGCTGTCTATGTATACTTGTACTCTATATATTACTACTATGTGAAGACTAAGATGTCAGGGTTCTTCCAAGTCAGCTTCTACTTTGGATACACACTGATGTTTTGTCTGGGCTTGGGAATCCTTTGCG GGGCTGTTGGTTTTCTTGGCTCAAATCTGTTCGTGAGGAGGATCTACCGAAACATCAAATGTGACTAA